The Erigeron canadensis isolate Cc75 chromosome 1, C_canadensis_v1, whole genome shotgun sequence genome segment TTAAAAACAACTTGACAGCCACAAACTCTCCTGTTGTTGTCTTTGGAGGTTCCTATGGTGGAAGTATGCTAGCTACCTCTCTTTATTACtatattaattgatttattatttgaaatatatacatttcttttattcattattaaGATTCTTAAATCAATATATGGCTATTAAATTGAAGTTAAATAGTACTCAATAATATGTATGTTGTTCTTATATATGTACGTGCAGTGTTGGCAGCATGGTTCAGACTAAAGTATCCACATGTAGCCATTGGAGCATTGTCATCTTCTTCACCAATCCTTCAATTTGAAAACATTACATCTCAATATAGCTTCAACAATATCATTACACAAGACTTTAGGGTActtttttaacttcttttttatgTCACATATACGTAGCAATTGaagttttaatttcttttttatgcttatatataatatggacGAGAAAAGATATCAGTTAAACGAATCTGACTAATTAATATGGGATCAATCAATAGTACATACATTTGTGTCATTGACATTCGATCAAAATTAGTAATAAACCTAGCTAAAGGTAGATTTTCGACCAcaatactatatataattattattaattagtattataatataataaataataattatatttatatgttcatTGTGTACGTGATATAATCTAgctaattatattaatatctaATCGTTATCATCGATCAGAGCGAAAGTGAGAACTGTTATAAGGTAATAAAGGGGTCGTGGAAACAAATCGAGGACACGGCTAGCTCACACGGGGGACTTGAATTACTTcgaaaatcatttcatatatgcAAGTAAGCTATTTAAGTTGCTACCCGTACGTACGTAGTAGTTGAAGTTTTCATAAATTGTTagcaatatataattaaactactTCAACTAATTAATCTATATTATTTGTACGTGTTGCAGAAATTATATAAGTGGAGATGCTATCGAAGGTTGGCTTTCAACCGCATTTGTCTATACATCAATGACGGATTATCCAACTTCATCTAGTTTTCTTGCTCCATTGCCGGCTTATCCTATCAAACAAGTTAGTTCcggtttaatttaataattatttcttatattaattaatttgaaacaaaaagtgAATTATATGTTAGatgaaaatttgtaaccatCAACTTAAAAGTCAGCATTAGTATATGTACGTGATTCACGTTTCAATAAAAGTTTTTGTTATTGGATGGCCAAGCTAGTTgtgaatatataatttttcttgAGACAAATTAAATGGGGaaacattattgtttatttattagttaaagttaattaattaattaaatatttccaaagataaaataaataacatgcaTGTGACCCTAAAACCAACAATTTCAAACCAAACCAGAGATAGCATCACGTACATGTGATTGATTGATCGTAAATATTGGAAAGAGCAATAAgtgattaattattataatgtaTACGGTATACCTATCCTTTATACGGAGTatgtattaatgtatatatgtttaatcataatttaaacttttatggCTTACATGTTTAGTACGAGTATATAATAAGGTTAGTAAGACTATGAAACATATAAACTATGGAACTTAAAAGTTACGaaactttagttattatttCTCCTTAACATGCTTGACAAATGCATATGATTCTTTAGAGTTTAATGAGGTTTCATATAATCATCTCaccaaaatttttttctttttttttttttaatttatataaaaaaaagtacattgTCGTCTTCCATGGGTTTTGATCCTCAATACCTCGACGATTTATGGGAGAGGTTATGATGTAGGCAGACATCACCTCTTCCAAAGTAGAGACCATGctttcagtttctacctaaatgatagaaaaggacTTTCGACCAttttgcatgagatgaggatTGAACCCTTGACCTCTCTCTCCAGAATTCAGGATATTTACCACTGATCTAGACCATGCTGCTTTAAAGTAACTTATAATGCCGTCTTTCacagggttttttttatttatataactttgttATATCATTTATGTTGCTTTAAAGTATCTCTCAATGCTGTCTTacattaacttttatattacaCAACTTAACATAACCAAGTGGGTGTGGTCCATCAAATTACTCATACCATCGTTCATAGAAATGAAATGGTTCATGAATACGACTTTTATATCACTATCACCACTTGTAATGCACGTTTATTCTAtgcatttgtatgaaaatttttacttttttaaatcCAATTTGTCCGCATCAGGATTTAATTTGTCTAACTCGATCTATTGTACATAGATGTGCAAGGCGATTGATAATCCTTCTCTCGGAAACGACACATTTGCAAAGTTGTATCAGGCAGCTAACATTTACTACAACTACACCGGGGACGTTCCGTGTTTTGATTTAGCTGATGATTCCGACCCTCATGACCTAGGAGGCTGGCAATGGCAGGTAGCAAATATTTTCACgattttataaataacaaaacatctGCTGTTGACTTTgcaaatttaaataatattctCATTGGATTTGGGCCAGGCCTGTACAGAAATGGTAATGCCAACAAGTGGAAATAATAAAGAGAGTATATTTCCTGTCTCAGCATATAGCTACACGGGCCATGCCCAATACTGTGAAGCAGCTTATAATATCCAGCCCAGGCCCACTTGGATTACTACAGAATTTGGTGGCCATGTATGTTTACGTTATCTCCTTCtaccttttcatttttattacaaTGCAAAGCTTGTTTTATAAAGTGACACTTCAGTTGGCTAATACACACAACTCTTGAAATAACGCATTTTAAATAACCGTAGAGTCAAACAAATTGCAATTTAAGTTTATGGAAATTTAGATACTTGAGgaatgattatcatcattcTATCTAAGATCTTAAAAAAATtgttcattttatatattaaatacgCGGTATATCTAATTAAGTTGCTCGTGGTATTCTTTTGCTGAAAGTAAAATTCACAAAgcttaaaaaacttttttttaaaaaagttccACAGAGTAACACAAGTATTTTAGTAAAAAGTAGTactaacatttatttatttatttttgttattgtaaGTTGAAAAGAATTACAGTACTGCATTTTAAAATTGATCTAACATTTGTATGAATTTGCAATTTCATATGACACCAGGATATTGCGAAAGTATTAAAGCGTTTTGGGAgcaatataatatttttcaatGGTTTACGAGACCCTTGGAGTGGTGGCGGGTATCTCTCATCCCTTTTATCGATATTGATTAATAATATTCAGATCAAGTGTGAATTTTTATAATACTAATACATATCTTTTATTTGTAAATACAAACTCTAGGGTGCTAAAGAATATATCAAAAAGCATTATTGCCATAGTTGAGAAAGAAGGTAAGCAAATTATATTGTGAATATATTAGTTTGATCATCATTATTCTGGTTTTGTGTTTCCTAAGGAGACAATCAAAAATATACATGTTCAAAGGTAAGGAAGTAGACTTCGATCATAGAATTTTCAAGTTAAAATAAGTCAAATTACGAAAAGTAGGTagtatagaaaataaaataatttttaagggCTGTAGAGCTCTACTGGTTAGGCTGACCAGATTGGGCTAAAACTAAGTCCTGTTGGGCTTTATCGGGCTATTTTTCCTTGATGTAATATGTTAATTCGAGATAGCATATTTTAAGAATATTaagatttaaataaataatgttgtAATAGTATCTTTAGCGTTATCTTCTCAATTATTTTCCATTTCAACTTATAAACGTCAAGAAGTTATGATACGAAATGTTTAAAAAACGACAACGAATAGGAAAATTGACAATATTTAAAGGATGTTTGATATGTgcttaagaagaaaaaaaaaacttaaaaaaataatacagtattaataagatataatataactttaacataatttattactttttacttttataattcAATGTTGCAATATATGTAATTCAAAATGTATAAGATTTGTTACATAATcagacttttttaaaaatttttaaaattaggctttttttttttaattatcatttattaatttttagaGTAGCCTGGGCTTTCGGCCTTTGGATTGTTTCGGGCTATTTTGGGTTTGGTTAGAAATGTCCCGCCCAAACTTTTATTTACTGTATAATTTAAGGTCTTATGACATTCAAGCCAGGTTGGGATTTGTGCACCTCAAGTTAGTATATATACAGGTACTCTTAAGAATTTATAATTTGGAAATTCATAATTCGAGCATGCATGTCATGGCAGGGGCACACCATGTTGACCTAAGATTTGCAACCGATAAAGATCCTAAATGGCTTCGAGatgtaagaaagaaagaaatcagTATTCTCAAGGATTGGATCTCGGAATACTATCACAACAATTTGGCTGATTCCTACACAAACTAGAGTAACATACAAACCGTCTATCGGCACACAGATATGCGTATATTTTTGCTTTTAATTGTACAATGAGatggatttttttattttctatttttaacctttttatttcATACTCTCATAAGCATACGTCCGTATTTAAACGAATTTTGAGATAGCATCCGATCAATACGTGATGGTTAGCAatagtttataaaaaatatttagattttgatataattcaaatatatatacaaataaaattcaTTAAATTTAGTGTGACAACTTGAATTTAAACCTTTGCACTTGAAAGTACGAGAAAGAGAATAAAAGCCATATAGTAATTAGATTTATGTCTGTGTTAAATATACGGGTTGCTtatgaaatttttaatatatgataaattgttaaataattttaaaatattgaacgtctatattgtatttcatcttatctaaattttttttacatgaataataattgtttatattttttgattt includes the following:
- the LOC122584731 gene encoding lysosomal Pro-X carboxypeptidase-like, with the protein product MAPWILPLLYSLILLQSSTSSFAKFQPRYFPSSIIGPSTRSVASNSEPYKTKYFTQILDHFNYIPQSYQTFQQRYLINDTFWGGPNAPIFVYTGNEGNIEWFAQNTGFMYDIAPEFKALLVFIEHRYYGKSIPYGGDKKKAYKNSKNLGYLSSTQAMADYATLIIDLKNNLTATNSPVVVFGGSYGGMLAAWFRLKYPHVAIGALSSSSPILQFENITSQYSFNNIITQDFRSESENCYKVIKGSWKQIEDTASSHGGLELLRKSFHICKNYISGDAIEGWLSTAFVYTSMTDYPTSSSFLAPLPAYPIKQMCKAIDNPSLGNDTFAKLYQAANIYYNYTGDVPCFDLADDSDPHDLGGWQWQACTEMVMPTSGNNKESIFPVSAYSYTGHAQYCEAAYNIQPRPTWITTEFGGHDIAKVLKRFGSNIIFFNGLRDPWSGGGVLKNISKSIIAIVEKEGAHHVDLRFATDKDPKWLRDVRKKEISILKDWISEYYHNNLADSYTN